The Cyclobacterium amurskyense genome contains the following window.
GGCTGTAAGGAAAAAGCGCCTGTGGCAAAACGAGTAATCATGCTTGGCATTGATGGCTTTTCTCTGGAAGGTTACCAAAAAGCAAAGACACCAAATATTGATGCTTTATTTGCTGATGGGGTGATTTCCACAAGTACCAGGACAGTGATGCCCTCTGTTACCATGCCCAACTGGACTAGTCACCTCACCGGCGGTGGACCAGAGCAACATGGTGTATTTGGTAACAACTGGGAGAAAGAAGACCATTTAATTGCTCCTCAAGAAATGGATGAAAACGGCTATTACCCCTCTATTTTTAAAATTGTAAAGGACAATGTCCCCAATATAAAGACCGCTTTCTATTTCAATTGGAAAAGCCTTATCAAACCGTTCAATAAGAAATACCTCGACGAGCAAAAGTTTGAAGAAGACGATCACTACGATCAAAATTATCAGGCAGCCTTTGATTTTCTCGTCAGTAATCAGGATGTACCTTCCCTGATTTTCCTATATTCTGTGCATGTAGATCATGCAGGGCATGGACACGAGTGGATGTCACCGGAATTTATTACGGCCATTGAGGAAATTGATGTGAAAATCGGGGAGTTTGTAAAGCAGCTGAAGGCGGAAGGGTTATATGAAGACAGCAACTTTTTACTCTTCACTGATCATGGTGGAATTGGCACAAGTCATGGCGGTACATCGGTTCAGGAAATGATTGTCCCATGGATGATCAAAGGTCCCGGAATTAATAAAGGTGTAGCCTTAAATTCTCCCAATTCAAATGCCAACACTTCCGCAGTAGTGGCCAGGTTATTTGGGATTAGGGATACCCCTGAATCCTGGATTGGAAAGGTTCCTTCAGGAATATTTGAGGAGGACTGATTCTTTTTCCTATCAGAATTATGAAGAATCTTTAAAAGTTGACAATAGAAACACAGTCAAGGAATGTTTGATCTTATTGTAGTTGGAGCTGGTGTTTTGGGCACTTTTCATGCCTATCATGCCCTAAAGAAGGGATTGAAGGTAGCCCTG
Protein-coding sequences here:
- a CDS encoding alkaline phosphatase family protein, which translates into the protein MIKAKSTLLLLLFSLLFTIGCKEKAPVAKRVIMLGIDGFSLEGYQKAKTPNIDALFADGVISTSTRTVMPSVTMPNWTSHLTGGGPEQHGVFGNNWEKEDHLIAPQEMDENGYYPSIFKIVKDNVPNIKTAFYFNWKSLIKPFNKKYLDEQKFEEDDHYDQNYQAAFDFLVSNQDVPSLIFLYSVHVDHAGHGHEWMSPEFITAIEEIDVKIGEFVKQLKAEGLYEDSNFLLFTDHGGIGTSHGGTSVQEMIVPWMIKGPGINKGVALNSPNSNANTSAVVARLFGIRDTPESWIGKVPSGIFEED